Part of the Bacillus sp. THAF10 genome is shown below.
GGGAGGACTTGCTTATAATACGATGCGGCATGTTGCTGAAAATGATTATTTGGGTGCGATTCCCTTGGCAGCTAAGGCATTTATGATTTCTGGAGCTATTGCTATGGGACTAGTTTTTGCTGAGGTTATTATGCAGCTAGTGATGAAAGTGATAAAAAGAAATGTCCTGCCAAACCAGGAGGTGAAATAAATGGCGGTGGAAAACACAAAAACAATAATGGAAATCTGTCTTCTCGCTGGGAGAATTATGATGGAGGGTGGAGCGGAAACATATCGTGTAGAGGATACAATGACAAGAATTGCAGCTTCATTTGGCATGGAGGAAACACATTGTTTTGTAACTCCAACTGGTATTTTTATGTCTTTAAATGGAGATAATCCCTCTCAACTTGTGAGAATTAATGTTCGGACTACCGATTTGGAAAAAGTAGCGCGAGTGAATCAAATTTCTCGAAGAATAGCAGCTGGAGAGTTCACTGTAAAAGATGCGAAAGATGCGTTTGAGGATTTGGAAGCGTCGCATTTACTTTTTCCAATTAGCTTGCAAATTTTAGCTGCGGCACTTGTAAGTGGATCCTTTCTCATTATGTTTAAAGGTGGATGGACAGATTTTTTACCAGCTATTATTGCAGGTGGATTAGGTTATTGTGGCCTCTTATTCATTCAACATTATACAAAAGTGAAATTTTTCGCGGAATTTTTTGCTGCCTTTATTATAGGCATAGTTACATTAGTTATGGTTAATTTAGGAATTGGTAAGGAGCTGGACAAGATTATTATTGGCTCAGTGATGCCACTTGTACCAGGGCTTTTAATAACAAATGCAGTACGGGATCTAATGGCAGGTCATTTTGTATCTGGGTTGTCTAAAGGGGCAGAAGCTTTCCTCACAGCTTTTGCCATCGGTGCAGGTGTGGCGGTTGTATTTCTCTCTTGGTAAATCTTTCTCGTTACATTCATGACATGCAATTAACAGTATATTTCGTTATTTTACAATAATTACTTGTTTACGGTTTTCGATTGACATATTAGAGTAATAGTATGAAAACTTTACAGAAATACCTCATAACTTTGTTGGTTGTCGCACTTGTTTTTGGTGGTAGTACGGCTGCATTTGCAGCAACAACTCATACGGTAAAATCCGGAGATACCATGTGGAAAATTGCGGTTAAATATCAGGTAGGTGTATCTGAGTTAATTTCTGCAAATCCTTCCATTAATAATCCGGACTTGATATACCCAGGTCAACGAATTACTATTCCAGAAAAAGGAGAAGGACAAACTCAGGAAGAAAAGGTAGCAGCTTTAGTGAATCAAGAGCGTGCTAAATATGGGCTTAAGCCATTAAAGTTGAATTGGGAGTTATCAAGAGTTGCAAGATATAAATCTCAGGATATGATAGACAAAAGGTACTTTAGTCATACATCTCCAACGTACGGATCTCCTTTTCAGATGATAAAAGATTTCGGGATTTCATACCGCGCTGCAGGTGAAAACATCGCTGCAGGTCAGAGCTCACCTCAAGAGGTGATGAACGCGTGGATGAACAGTGAAGGTCACCGTAAAAATATCCTATCAAGTCAGTACACCGAAATTGGTGTGGGCTATGCAAAAGGTGGCCAATACGGCCATTATTGGACTCAGATGTTTATTACTAGATAATATAAAGAGGCTGGGATTAAAGTATTTTAGCCTAAGTAAAAACCGAACTGATTGGAGTATTTGATCTAATCAGTTCGGTTTTTTATGCTTTTACTTCTTAGATGACACCAGCGGTTGATTGGAGTGCAAGACGTAGACTCCTGCTTAAAGAAGTGGCCAAAGTGAGACCCCGCAGGCGAAGCCGAGGAGGCTCACGGGTCACCCGCGGAAAGCGAAGTCTTGCACGGAAATCAATAGCGGTATTTAATGCCGGCATTATTATTGTTCGTCTTTTTGTTTGTATTTTTAAGTTTTGTCCAAGCCTCTTTTTCTAATTCTGTACATTCAGTTTTTTCGGTTTGGGAAAGATAAAATAACTACACGTTATAAGAAAATCTACCCCTAGAACTAATGTCCACACCCTTAAAAGATGAAGCAGTGCCTCTGTTCTTTCAGGTTGATTAATGAAGTAAATCATTCCCGCTAAAATGCAACCACCAATAATAAATGCCGTAATATGTCTCAGAAATCCCTTTGCATAATGAAAAGCAAACTCTTTGCCATAACGCTTTTTTTGTTTTTCTCCATTTCTTGTAACGTAGTATTTAAATTGTTGATCTGCCCAGTTAATCATTGATTTTCCAAAGGCAATGGAAATGCCAATGTAAATAGCAGCTACGCCGTGAGCGATTGTAGCAGTGGCACCTTTATATAGGTCAAAGCCAGTAATAGCTATTAGAATTAAATCCACGACAGGTGTTAAAGCTAGAAGGAAAATACCTGTTCTTTTTTTATTAAAAACATACCGAAAAACAAGTCCAGAAATGATAACAACCCAAAATAATATTTCACAAGCAACAATCATCCACGCAATCATATTCATTACTGACGGCTCCTTTTTAATACATTTGTGCTATATAAGGTACTATAACACCTCGTTTTATTTAATACAAGTGTATTTTTAAAATTGTTTTTCCCTTTTTTTCTTGATACAATGAAGCTATGCCAAAAATTGTTGATCATGAGAAAAGAAGAGTTTTAATATCTGAAGCTACGTGGAGAGTTATTCAAAAAGAAGGAATGGAAGGAGCAACTGTCCGAAATATTGCAAAGGAGGCTGGGTTATCACTAGGAGCACTAAGGCATTATTTTTCCACACATGAAGAATTGTTGCTATATTCCATGAATTTAGTGAAAGAAAACGCAGCGAAAAGAATGGAAAAAATAGCCATGGGAGACCTAGATCCTGTTGAAAAAGTATTAAGGCTCTTGCTTGAAATGATACCCACATCATCGGAAACTAGAATAGAAATGGAAGTATGGTTTGCTTTTATGTTTCACTCACTACATAAAAAAGAAACCTATGTAAAGTATGATGACGGTATATTCACTGCGATATTGAAAATGTTTGATTTATTAGAGCACTTCGGATTATTGCAGGAGGGAATAAAGAAAGAAGAGGAAGCAGAGATTCTTCATGCTCTTGTAGACGGCCTCGCAATTCATGGTCTTGTTGAACCAGAAAGCTTACCTCGATTGAAAGCTGAAAAGCTGTTAAACTTACATTTGCAAAAAATAATT
Proteins encoded:
- a CDS encoding threonine/serine exporter family protein; the encoded protein is MAVENTKTIMEICLLAGRIMMEGGAETYRVEDTMTRIAASFGMEETHCFVTPTGIFMSLNGDNPSQLVRINVRTTDLEKVARVNQISRRIAAGEFTVKDAKDAFEDLEASHLLFPISLQILAAALVSGSFLIMFKGGWTDFLPAIIAGGLGYCGLLFIQHYTKVKFFAEFFAAFIIGIVTLVMVNLGIGKELDKIIIGSVMPLVPGLLITNAVRDLMAGHFVSGLSKGAEAFLTAFAIGAGVAVVFLSW
- the safA gene encoding SafA/ExsA family spore coat assembly protein, producing the protein MKTLQKYLITLLVVALVFGGSTAAFAATTHTVKSGDTMWKIAVKYQVGVSELISANPSINNPDLIYPGQRITIPEKGEGQTQEEKVAALVNQERAKYGLKPLKLNWELSRVARYKSQDMIDKRYFSHTSPTYGSPFQMIKDFGISYRAAGENIAAGQSSPQEVMNAWMNSEGHRKNILSSQYTEIGVGYAKGGQYGHYWTQMFITR
- a CDS encoding TetR/AcrR family transcriptional regulator, giving the protein MPKIVDHEKRRVLISEATWRVIQKEGMEGATVRNIAKEAGLSLGALRHYFSTHEELLLYSMNLVKENAAKRMEKIAMGDLDPVEKVLRLLLEMIPTSSETRIEMEVWFAFMFHSLHKKETYVKYDDGIFTAILKMFDLLEHFGLLQEGIKKEEEAEILHALVDGLAIHGLVEPESLPRLKAEKLLNLHLQKIIKPKEAVTKGF